One Cryptococcus neoformans var. grubii H99 chromosome 3, complete sequence genomic region harbors:
- a CDS encoding malonic semialdehyde reductase, translating to MPSSQPLFNTTRLQGKTAVVTGASSGIGAATAVLFARAGCNVILLARRQDALHKVAQQCKEEGAEGIKVFIKTLDVNDRKAVDDLVPALKKEGFETFDVLVNNAGGAIGKDKVGEISLADIDTMISTNLISVMQITQLFLNEMKKIDTGHIINIGSIAGREPYAGGGVYCAVKHAVRSFTSTLMKEVVATGIRVTEVAPGFVETNFSVTRFRGDEAAAKKVYEGMQPLLAEDIAEEVVWCALRPPHVQIAEMLVFPNDQASAEIIARKTSS from the exons ATGCCCTCCTCACAGCCGCTCTTCAACACAACTCG TCTCCAAGGCAAGACCG CCGTCGTGACGGGCGCTTCCAGCGGTATCGGGGCTGCCACTGCCGTTCTTTTTGCTCGAGCTGGATGCAatgtcatcctcctcgctcGTCGCCAAGATGCCCTCCACAAAGTCGCCCAGCAGtgcaaagaagaaggcgctGAGGGCATCAAGGTGTTTATCAAGACGCTTGATGTGAATGATAGGAAGGCTGTGGACGATCTGGTTCCTGCGCTTAAGAAGGAGGGCTTTGAGACTTTTGATGT CTTGGTTAATAATGCGGGCGGTGCTATTGGGAAGGATAAAGTTGGAG AAATCT CTCTTGCGGATATCGACACCATGATCTCCACCAACC TCATCTCCGTCATGCAAATCACCCAGCTCTTCTTGAacgagatgaagaagatcgATACTGGC cacatcatcaacattgGTTCTATTGCTGGACGAGAACCTTATGCCGGC GGCGGTGTCTACTGCGCTGTCAAACACGCCGTTAGGTCCTTCACCAGCACCCTCATGAAAGAAGTCGTTGCTACCGGTATTCGAGTGACAGAGGTTGCTCCCGGATTTGTGGAGACCAACTTTTCCGTCACAAGGTTTAGGGGTGACGAGGCTGCTGCCAAGAAGGTCTATGAAGGGATGCAACCTT TGCTGGCTGAGGATATCGCCGAAGAAGTCGTCTGGTGTGCCCTTCGGCCTCCTCATGTACAGATTGCCGAAATGC TGGTTTTCCCCAATGACCAGGCTAGTGCGGAGATTATTGCCAGGAAAACCTCATCATAG
- a CDS encoding quinone oxidoreductase, with protein MSSTMEAIAYTRYGGPEVTQICSFPVPLPKKGEVQVRVTAGGLNPIDWHQRSGELKYITPWALPVIAGNEFSGTVTVVGDDVAKFAVGDRVVCRTTKSAMGGLGAYVVMPASIVAKAPITTDLVDAAGLPLAGLTANQALDALDVKAGDRILITGGAGGVGLFAIQIAKVRGAHVTTTASDAGRPYVLKAGADTVIDYRNQKLAELPEKFVKVFDAAGGEEALVNDVIPAVAEGGHIISVAGPLIPGVFDTILPGWKSLLINLVLSFRSRAVRNAAASHGVRYEYLFMRPDGVQLEHLCNLIDEGKLVINIDSRFKLADFAKAFERLESGRSKGKIIIEFPGGEEEQAAV; from the coding sequence ATGTCATCGACAATGGAGGCGATCGCCTACACACGCTATGGTGGACCAGAAGTGACACAGATCTGCTCATTTCCTGTTCCATTACCCAAAAAGGGCGAGGTGCAGGTGCGCGTCACAGCAGGCGGCTTGAACCCAATCGACTGGCACCAGCGAAGCGGCGAGCTCAAATATATCACGCCATGGGCTCTGCCGGTGATTGCAGGTAACGAGTTCTCGGGCACCGTAACCGTTGTCGGCGATGATGTTGCAAAGTTTGCTGTTGGCGACCGGGTTGTGTGCCGGACCACGAAATCCGCAATGGGGGGTTTGGGGGCATACGTCGTGATGCCTGCTTCTATTGTTGCAAAGGCGCCTATAACGACCGATCTTGTTGATGCCGCCGGTCTTCCACTCGCTGGTCTCACCGCAAACCAAGCTCTCGACGCGCTAGACGTCAAGGCTGGCGATCGCATCCTGATCACCGGTGGTGCTGGAGGCGTTGGCTTGTTCGCCATCCAGATTGCCAAAGTCCGTGGGGCTCACGTCACCACCACGGCGTCGGACGCTGGTAGACCATATGTCCTCAAGGCGGGCGCTGACACAGTCATCGATTACCGAAATCAGAAGCTGGCGGAATTGCCCGAGAAATTTGTCAAGGTCTTTGACGCGGCCGGCGGGGAGGAAGCACTTGTCAATGATGTTATCCCTGCCGTCGCAGAAGGCGGACACATCATCTCGGTGGCTGGTCCTCTAATTCCGGGCGTCTTTGATACCATCCTTCCAGGCTGGAAGTCGCTATTGATCAATTTGGTCCTAAGCTTCCGTTCTCGCGCCGTGCGTAACGCTGCCGCCTCCCACGGTGTCCGTTACGAGTACCTTTTTATGCGGCCTGATGGCGTGCAGCTCGAGCACCTCTGCAATCTCATTGATGAGGGTAAGCTTGTCATCAACATTGACTCGCGCTTCAAGCTGGCCGATTTCGCCAAAGCATTTGAGAGATTGGAATCAGGTCGGTCCAAGGGCAAAATCATCATTGAATTCCCcggtggcgaggaagagcaggcGGCAGTTTAG
- a CDS encoding CCR4-NOT transcription complex subunit 1, which produces MSIPPPGLGGGVSRTGPPPGFGGGAAHSPVSDASVATMASNAGVAGSVGAGAGRRDGQGGTAVIVRAQIVFLLTTFTEDSFEKASTEIRTLASTNGPEMYHHFLRRAIVVANPIIQTLIQHSNQYKDDPAAPPPQIPTTGQAALVWRLLVTEAARAARDVQLAPHFSFIMLSSAPSTPLPLPSLRLFNLPPALLFSLSAYTLASPHVFPQNHASYPVFHAILAQTFQPTMELLRSPGVPFWMTNIPGKEPFTDDLTLQEARTLILALFPRAQSPTSGTASRPATPTNPTSPHSSPLNSLQRATLLASLTVKFSSPAIILQTLSALSPGGPPRSPSSIPLEDILFELGESLTQDEGTVEAVVQRWWVSWLFDGSPEDVRRRVTEEACRVVHGLCEGLPLGRVVDLHGVIKGMSAVDAISWPDVVKSFDTPMTIAAYPSSIPLLVSLICLPSQAPVPPMAGLLPAHLEAPMWENISSLLSVLTHLTSLAPDAMPIFTMPSAPPPSVYSRIVDPPPSEQVWSKAARQQARDLQGAGLWNTLGLIQVLVHACALAEMDHNSDREREERADIGRRATEILEKAAKLAPELVLIALEKLPKPLPSPVVVQQTRLLAMYLSAKPSDITSSALVFHQMWEINPENLLSVLLEFYGEDENNLGRIVEIGSELKILGKLLAVQDNLHFVLDVAALASNRELLNLERWLADGIEVKGEEFLEAIFDFVEHKIRLEFEHQHQPENAPPLLFTLGPTVYSIFIRVVRNAPNLAREDIARFKNLRTDILILHPRLLNLRPHSKQEQGFSEAKFSKDVVDKVDEIYQRMYGGQLKLDDVVEELKAFQKSDDSKEQDIFAHALHSLFDEYKFVKSYPPKELTMTGLLFGAIIDYRLVKDTPAFVATRYVLDACKTSPHEPLYQFGITALSVLRNSLVDFPGLCRSLLEIPALHESHPVLINDIQQALIEREELDLQGGVKLAFPALKLPVLIEEGDDEFKEPETGKKDAIMFHVNQIAPTNYEDKAKALLELFEDQYSRWFAHYFIDVRVSLEQNRHGIYLQLLQKLGSPLLDRHILWETYRKARELLNSEATINSASERAILKTVAMWLGRITLAQNKPIRMKELSVKDILIQGYDTKRLIVAIPFVCNLLASCRDSAVFHPPNPWLVAILRLLSEFYHFGELRLNMKFEIEVLFSKLGIELDSFEPSNLLRMHVPPPPAQPEIPNRLDLELQRATSELMNGSQRLGDLPGNEAYARIQQLQTEQAVQAAQDALARRVDELIAQLPEYLVFNQDYPIFTAPTLKRIVHHSIDRAIREIITPVIERSVTIAGISSRDLIQKDFGTEPDAIKMRQAAHMMVQNLAGSLALVTCKEPLRSSMIANVKSMLEQNGYTDETMPDAMIAGVVNQNLDVACAVLKKAAMEKAAKDIDVNLAPQYAARKAHQSSRSTAPFWDGASFGVAISHTALPDPLKLRPGGLTPQQFRVYEDFGEPTRMLSSHPAANGDYLSASYQNLTLNDGLVPAEIKTGPSPRHGFVQDVVEAPEVVPSPHAIPPQTSIDRFHEIAAEIQKIVSQTHVPSISSLPADHELRDLIRGIVIIASQSVHRENTTLAIAQKVVQLLYRSTVQLGREVYVYLLQQLCDLSAKVDKEVKQWLIYAEDVRKLNVPVTVTLLRAQSIGVQELDVALSHIIIRSYPSEILDFVTQLIRECSVSDIAFLPRQAFSHSLASLLKAQEAGHATAQVDSLLEELRGPREPQSSIEGDRSKTVIDSKLQERLAHYFLEWVRVCSSSKDPEVPFVPYITFLQKEGILSGEDVSSAFYRTAINTAVDLDTAKLTPEGSSRFYGVDALAKLILLIVKNYGDKSGASSVGRAVYYYNKIITIMSYSLVQRQLAMGDAFNQRPWARFFTSMLSELATIEYSLPETYIGCLKHLANNLGITQPTYAPRFAFGWLSIISHRLFMPKLLSTQRDEGWPEFHRCVMWLLRFLAPFLQSDDMTPSSRSIFKATIRLLMLLLHDFPEFLVEFYHTLSTVIPPHCTQMRNIVLSAFPHSEAPLPDYYKRLDQLVAEMQRFPTVRSDYIGALADGNVKAAVDQYVRTGVPTLPSIVAELKNRIAVKSLGPQGSTAVTWNHTLMHASVFYLGTTAIARTFQQTGVVSFDPKAPEVAVLAGLAHAFDGEGQYYMLNVVADQLRYPSAHTLFFIHFMLFLFGTSVQPELSSTIPERIARILLERTIVKRPHPWGLLVTFIELLDNEAYGFWKQPFVRAQDEVFRLFGQVRQSVAARRELQ; this is translated from the exons ATGTCAATCCCTCCTCCCGGCCTGGGAGGCGGGGTCAGCAGAACAGGACCGCCTCCGGGTTTCGGCGGCGGTGCGGCCCATTCTCCAGTTAGCGATGCGAGTGTGGCTACCATGGCGAGCAATGCCGGCGTTGCGGGAAGTGTTGGCGCTGGTGCCGGTAGAAGAGACGGTCAAGGCGGGACAGCAGTGATCGTTAGAGCACAGATTGTATTCCTGTTAACGACTTTTACGGAAGATAGCTTTGAAAAGGCCTCAACTGAGATCAGAACG CTCGCGTCTACCAATGGGCCGGAAATGTACCACCATTTTCTAAGGCGAGCGATCGTGGTCGCCAACCCAATTATCCAAACTTTAATCCAGCATTCCAACCAATACAAGGATGACCCTGCCGCGCCTCCCCCTCAGATTCCTACTACGGGTCAAGCTGCCCTTGTATGGAGATTGCTCGTTACTGAAGCAGCTAGAGCAGCTAGGGATGTGCAACTCGCGCCCcatttctccttcatcatgCTTTCCTCCGCCCCATCgacccctcttcctttgccttctcttcGATTGTTCAATCTCCCGCCTGCActgctcttctctctctcagCATATACACTTGCATCACCTCACGTTTTCCCGCAAAACCACGCATCTTATCCCGTCTTCCATGCCATTCTCGCCCAAACCTTCCAACCTACTATGGAGCTTCTACGATCGCCAGGTGTTCCATTCTGGATGACGAACATCCCTGGAAAAGAGCCCTTTACCGACGATTTGACTTTGCAGGAAGCCCGGACTTTGATCCTCGCGCTCTTCCCGAGGGCCCAGAGCCCTACCAGCGGCACCGCTTCTCGACCTGCTACGCCCACCAACCCAACTTCGCcacattcttctcctcttaACTCTCTTCAGCGTGCGACTCTCCTTGCTTCTCTTACAGTCAAGTTTTCGTCTCCTgccatcatccttcaaaCTTTATCAGCGTTGTCTCCAGGTGGACCGCCTCGGTCGCCAAGCAGCATTCCCCTTGAAGACATTTTATTCGAGCTGGGTGAGAGCCTTACCCAAGATGAGGGCACCGTTGAAGCTGTTGTGCAGAGATGGTGGGTCTCTTGGTTGTTTGATGGCTCGCCAGAAGATGTCAGGCGAAGAGTCACGGAAGAAGCGTGTCGTGTTGTTCATGGTCTGTGTGAAGGATTGCCCTTGGGCCGTGTCGTAGATCTGCATGGTGTGATCAAAGGAATGTCGGCGGTC GATGCTATCTCTTGGCCTGATGTGGTTAAGTCATTTGACACTCCGATGACCATCGCGGCATATCCTTCATCTATTCCCCTTCTTGTTTCCCTCATATGTCTTCCATCGCAGGCGCCCGTTCCACCAATGGCTGGTCTCTTGCCAGCACACCTTGAAGCACCCATGTGGGAAAACATTTCTTCACTTCTCTCTGTGTTGACACATCTTACGAGCCTTGCGCCCGACGCGATGCCCATCTTCACTATGCCCTCCGCTCCGCCACCTTCAGTCTATTCTCGTATAGTCGATCCTCCGCCTTCTGAGCAAGTGTGGAGCAAGGCCGCTCGTCAGCAGGCGAGGGATTTGCAGGGTGCTGGATTGTGGAATACTCTGGGTTTGATTCAAGTATTGGTGCATGCGTGTGCTTTGGCAGAGATGGACCATAATTCAGACAGAgaaagggaggagagggcgGATATTGGCAGGAGAGCTACAGAAATTTTGGAAAAGGCAGCCAAATTGGCGCCAGAGTTGGTTTTGATTGCGTTAGAGAAGCTTCCA AAACCTCTTCCCTCACCCGTGGTCGTTCAACAGACTCGTCTTTTAGCGATGTACTTATCGGCTAAACCTAGCGATATCACGTCATCTGCCCTGGTATTCCATCAGATGTGGGAAATAAATCCTGAAAATCTTTTATCGGTCTTGCTAGAGTTCTAcggggaagatgagaacaACTTGGGAAGAATTGTGGAGATTGGTTCAGAATTGAAG ATTCTTGGCAAACTTTTGGCTGTCCAGGATAACCTTCATTTTGTCCTCGATGTGGCCGCTTTGGCATCCAACAGAGAGTTGCTCAACTTGGAGCGATGGTTGGCGGATGGGATTGAAGTcaagggagaagagttCCTCGAGGCCATCTTTGACTTTGTTGAGCACAAGATCCGTCTTGAGTTTGAGCATCAGCATCAACCCGAAAACGCGCCTCCTCTGTTGTTCACTCTCGGTCCCACTGTATATTCTATCTTCATCCGTGTGGTTCGCAATGCTCCTAACCTCGCTCGTGAGGACATTGCTCGTTTCAAAAACCTTCGAACTGATATactcatccttcatcctcgtcttctcaacctccGACCCCATAGCAAGCAAGAACAAGGCTTCTCTGAAGCCAAATTCTCGAAGGATGTTGTTGATAAGGTGGACGAAATCTATCAACGAATGTACGGTGGACAGCTCAAGTTGGATGACGTGGTGGAAGAGCTCAAAGCTTTCCAAAAGTCGGATGACAGCAAGGAGCAAGACATTTTTGCGCACGCGCTTCACTCGCTCTTTGACGAGTACAAGTTTGTCAAGTCGTATCCTCCCAAGGAGTTGACCATGACTGGTCTCCTTTTCGGTGCCATCATTGACTATCGACTTGTTAAGGACACTCCGGCGTTTGTCGCGACACGATACGTCTTGGATGCTTGCAAGACTTCTCCCCATGAACCCCTGTACCAATTTGGTATCACCGCTTTAAGCGTGCTCCGTAACTCTCTTGTTGACTTCCCCGGTCTCTGTCGATCTCTTTTAGAGATCCCTGCTCTTCATGAGTCTCACCCTGTTCTAATCAATGACATTCAGCAAGCGTTGATcgagagggaagagttggaCCTTCAAGGCGGTGTCAAGTTGGCCTTTCCTGCTCTCAAATTGCCTGTGCTTAttgaagagggagatgacgaGTTTAAAGAGCCAGAGACTGGGAAGAAAGACGCCATCATGTTCCACGTCAACCAGATCGCTCCTACCAATTACGAGGATAAGGCTAAAGCTTTGCTCGAGCTATTTGAAGACCAGTACTCTCGTTGGTTCGCGCATTATTTTATTGACGTCCGAGTCAGTCTTGAGCAGAATAGGCATGGGATTTACTTGCAGTTGCTTCAAAAGCTCGGCTCGCCTCTTCTTGACCGACACATCCTCTGGGAGACGTACAGGAAAGCTAGGGAGTTGCTCAACTCGGAGGCCACAATCAACTCTGCCTCAGAACGAGCGATTCTCAAAACAGTGGCCATGTGGTTGGGCCGAATCACTCTTGCTCAGAACAAGCCAATCAGGATGAAAGAGCTCTCCGTAAAGGACATTTTAATCCAAGGTTACGACACCAAACGACTCATTGTTGCCATCCCCTTCGTCTGTAACTTGCTCGCCTCTTGCAGAGATTCAGCTGTCTTCCACCCGCCCAACCCTTGGTTGGTTGCCATTCTTAGACTTCTTTCCGAGTTCTACCACTTTGGTGAGCTTCGACTTAACATGAAGTTTGAAATCGAAGTTCTTTTCAGTAAGCTCGGTATCGAACTTGACTCTTTCGAGCcatccaacctccttcgCATGCACGTCCCACCACCCCCCGCTCAGCCCGAGATCCCCAACCGACTCGACCTCGAGCTTCAACGTGCAACAAGCGAGCTTATGAATGGTTCTCAGCGACTTGGAGACTTGCCGGGCAACGAGGCGTATGCTCGCATCCAGCAGTTGCAGACTGAACAAGCTGTACAAGCCGCTCAGGATGCGTTGGCGCGTCGCGTCGACGAGCTTATTGCTCAACTTCCCGAGTACCTCGTCTTCAACCAAGATTACCCCATCTTTACAGCTCCGACTCTCAAGCGTATCGTGCACCACTCAATTGACAGGGCTATTCGCGAAATCATTACCCCTGTTATCGAGCGTTCTGTCACCATTGCTGGTATCTCTTCTCGCGATTTGATTCAAAAAGATTTTGGCACTGAGCCGGACGCCATCAAGATGCGCCAGGCTGCTCACATGATGGTGCAGAACCTTGCCGGTAGCTTGGCTCTAGTGACGTGCAAAGAGCCGTTGCGTTCTAGCATGATTGCCAATGTCAAGTCTATGCTTGAACAGAACGGTTACACGGATGAGACAATGCCGGATGCGATGATTGCAGGTGTAGTAAATCAGAACTTGGATGTGGCGTGTGCGGTGTTAAAGAAAGCGGCCATGGAGAAAGCAGCCAAGGATATTGATGTCAATCTTGCACCTCAATATGCTGCGCGAAAGGCCCACCAGAGTTCGAGGTCTACTGCTCCTTTCTGGGACGGTGCCTCTTTCGGTGTTGCCATCTCTCACACTGCCCTTCCCGACCCTCTCAAGCTTCGTCCTGGTGGTCTCACCCCTCAGCAGTTTAGGGTATATGAAGATTTTGGCGAGCCTACAAGGATGCTGTCATCCCATCCCGCTGCCAACGGCGATTATCTGTCCGCCAGCTATCAAAACCTTACTCTGAACGACGGACTCGTTCCTGCCGAAATCAAGACTGGTCCTTCGCCTCGTCATGGCTTTGTTCAAGACGTTGTTGAGGCTCCCGAAGTTGTTCCGTCGCCCCATGCTATCCCACCTCAGACTAGCATTGACAGGTTCCACGAAATTGCGGCTGAGATCCAGAAAATCGTCTCCCAGACCCATGTACCCAGCATTTCGAGCCTTCCTGCCGACCATGAGCTTCGAGATCTTATCCGAGGCATCGTTATTATTGCGAGCCAGTCTGTGCACAGGGAGAACACGACTTTGGCGATTGCCCAAAAAGTTGTGCAGCTATTGTACAGGTCTACGGTACAGTTGGGTAGGGAGGTGTACGTGTACTTGTTGCAGCAGTTGTGCGATTTGTCCGCGAAGGTGGACAAGGAAGTGAAGCAATGGTTGATCTATGCGGAGGATGTG AGGAAACTGAATGTCCCTGTCACTGTAACTCTTCTTCGCGCTCAATCCATCGGCGTGCAAGAGCTTGATGTTGCCCTTtcccacatcatcatccggTCCTACCCCTCCGAAATCCTCGACTTCGTCACTCAGCTCATCCGTGAATGCTCTGTGTCTGATATCGcattccttcctcgacAGGCTTTCTCTCATAGTCTGGCTTCGCTTCTCAAGGCCCAAGAAGCTGGCCATGCTACTGCTCAAGTTGACTCATTGCTCGAAGAGCTTCGTGGCCCACGAGAGCCCCAGAGTAGCATCGAGGGTGATCGGTCCAAGACTGTCATTGACAGCAAGCTTCAGGAGAGATTAGCTCATTACTTCTTGGAATGGGTTCGAGTCTGCAGCTCTAGCAAGGATCCCGAAGTTCCTTTCGTGCCCTACATCACTTTCTTGCAAAAGGAGGGTATCCTCAGTGGTGAGGATGTCTCATCTGCATTCTACCGCACTGCTATCAATACCGCCGTCGATCTCGACACTGCCAAGCTTACCCCCGAAGGCTCGTCAAGATTCTACGGCGTAGATGCTTTGGCCAAACTCATCCTGCTCATTGTTAAAAACTACGGTGACAAGAGCGGAGCCAGCAGTGTTGGCAGGGCCGTCTACTATTACAACAAGATTATTACGATCATGTCGTATTCTCTCGTGCAAAGGCAACTTGCCATGGGTGATGCTTTCAACCAACGACCTTGGGCCAGGTTCTTTACAAGTATGTTGAGCGAGTTGGCTACTATTGAGTATAGCCTTCCTGAAACCTACATCGGCTGCTTGAAGCACCTTGCCAACAACCTCGGCATTACTCAGCCCACTTATGCTCCTCGTTTCGCATTCGGCTGGCTCTCAATCATTTCCCACCGTCTCTTCATGCCTAAACTCCTCTCCACTCAAAGGGATGAAGGATGGCCGGAGTTCCACCGATGCGTCATGTGGCTTCTTCGCTTCCTTGCGCCTTTCCTTCAGTCAGATGATATGACTCCTTCGTCAAGATCAATCTTCAAAGCCACTATTCGACTTCTAATGCTTCTTTTGCATGACTTCCCCGAGTTCCTCGTTGAGTTCTACCATACTCTCTCGACCGTCATCCCTCCCCACTGCACTCAAATGCGAAACATTGTCCTTTCTGCGTTCCCTCACTCCGaggctcctcttcctgatTACTACAAGCGGCTTGACCAGCTTGTCGCGGAGATGCAGCGATTCCCTACCGTTCGCTCAGATTACATTGGCGCGTTGGCCGACGGCAACGTCAAAGCCGCCGTCGACCAGTATGTCCGAACTGGCGTCCCTACCCTTCCTTCAATTGTGGCGGAGCTCAAGAACAGGATCGCGGTCAAGTCTTTGGGTCCTCAAGGTAGCACTGCTGTCACGTGGAACCACACATTGATGCACGCTTCAGTGTTCTATCTTGGTACCACTGCGATTGCCAGGACCTTCCAGCAAACGGGGGTTGTGAGCTTTGACCCAAAGGCTCCTGAAGTGGCCGTGTTGGCTGGTTTGGCACATGCGTTTGACGGCGAAG GCCAATATTATATGCTCAACGTGGTTGCTGATCAGCTTCGATACCCATCCGCTCAtactcttttcttcatccacttcatgcttttccttttcggtACTAGCGTGCAACCCGAGCTTTCATCTACCATCCCCGAGCGTATCGCTCgtatccttctcgaacgaACCATTGTCAAACGCCCTCATCCCTGGGGTCTACTCGTCACTTTCATCGAGTTGCTCGACAATGAGGCATATGGGTTCTGGAAACAGCCGTTTGTCAGAGCGCAGGATGAGGTGTTTAGGCTCTTCGGTCAGGTGCGACAGTCTGTCGCGGCGCGCAGAGAATTGCAATAA